The following proteins are encoded in a genomic region of Procambarus clarkii isolate CNS0578487 chromosome 23, FALCON_Pclarkii_2.0, whole genome shotgun sequence:
- the LOC123764099 gene encoding NADH dehydrogenase [ubiquinone] 1 alpha subcomplex subunit 7 — translation MPRVPYRDVSPFLRYVRNLLLGREHNSALRQADIMACRSQPPPNLPPGVSAKLANNYYYMRDGRRDVQPVEVLAINSSSGPTKLLSDTPETKDAVAVIVKKPKTPGDVFEYGIIN, via the exons ATGCCCAGGGTACCGTACAGGGATGTCTCTCCTTTCCTGCGATATGTTCGCAACTTACTTCTCGGG CGTGAACACAACAGCGCTCTGCGTCAAGCAGACATTATGGCTTGTCGTTCACAACCTCCTCCAAATTTACCACCAGGCGTGAGTGCCAAACTTGCTAATAATTATTACTACATGCGTGATGGCCGTCGAGATGTTCAACCAGTTGAAGTCTTGGCTATTAATTCCTCAAGTGGACCCACCAAACTGTTATCTGATACTCCAGA GACAAAGGATGCAGTTGCTGTCATTGTCAAGAAGCCAAAAACTCCTGGAGATGTGTTTGAATATGGCATAATAAACTGA